Proteins from a genomic interval of Indicator indicator isolate 239-I01 chromosome 1, UM_Iind_1.1, whole genome shotgun sequence:
- the USF3 gene encoding basic helix-loop-helix domain-containing protein USF3 has product MPEMTENETPTKKQHRKKNRETHNAVERHRKKKINAGINRIGELIPCSPALKQSKNMILDQAFKYITEMKRQNDELLLNGGNNEQAEEIKKLRKQLDELQKENGRYIELLKANDICLYDDPTIHWKGNLKNAKVSVVIPGDQVQKNIIVYSNGSQPNGNNQGASVQGITFNVGHNLQKQTANVVPVQRTCNLVTPVTISGIYPTENKPWSQNTVSPLASAQTAPAGNVLELSSPENERGVLTAATASLQSTSQSRTEQELQCSSSNVPQNKQNLPKSKNEEEGTKLTKKTLLPGISLPSNASTEASQVQQVNATCTNRHNSRSDLQESSVISTTDAACVPSARASTADSFSSVNVLKSADLVSSAGTLVSCAVEGVKAAMAISTLPASPLENCWSFSGSSGVGTSDLKNMSSLTRMPSAGNTQTTWTTLQLTGNTVQPLSQTPSSIMTALLEPVNGAATVSSAHSRPLTTSISLNTSLPGDGQAAEQIVVTLPSCPPLPMQPLISQPQVKTQAAGNILPLNSAMQVIHMAQPVASAVTGAPPNQNVIILQPPNPAPCPPIVRAEVPSQNVSQQIVIIQAANQPPLPLLSAQPSAAAVRVPVNGPTAVATSISSVQNTALPQTFGGKHLVHILPRPSSLPSSSSTQTFSVTVSNQQHPQTISLNGQLFALQPVISSSGASNQAPMQIIQPTTSEDPNTNVALNTFGALANLNQSISQMAGQSCLHLSLSHPTNPTTVNNPIATVNCVSLPTSVASSVPAEVSVLTSTSNSINASPKKAVPGLPSSAKSKRTNKKPSTKKHQAVSSKVSCPTVPCKDAGKVDSAPVETVAKHSDGDRLLEHAPAASQASVVSQASSVAPPSGVGVSGCHSKETVSPEQSAKTHSAPEPSSAEVPASLPLESIMSEQLTLVPPSAKDTAPLQQPQGPQSQPPTSSALSESPKPSDPPSTLTSSCTEAHSQVAGTAAAQSSTAGHTSKARTVSESCNVAQDSSVVMQDTDLLEGQGLTKMLSDLTKARTVGKTSSFTVQQEHSNFPVENSKSAESNVDLPEKQELLLMNTEGDSLSQHHSCISDQEVVSASLIASRQADSPMSTSSGSSRSFSVASMLPDTTREDVTSSTSTSTCNSCTFSEQTDIVALAARAIFDQENLEKGGGGIQVNMRDAISKSAEVAPLEREQQPFKPQPVKESNAGPLEAATNKFSAQDTVQTNVDRQVEKPSCSIGGVETSSTSLQISASQSPSITSLSVNNLIHQSRIVHPLVSCSSLAQSSEPASVPATVSLSLPSSTYVNQSPAPAMMSDYAQEQLNAIRASTMQAPQLQESHLKQQNHEGRKDSAKRAVQDDLLLSTAKRPKQCQTTPIRLEGMALMNRTPESIAEQTQMLVSQIPPNSSNSVASVSNQGHTDGLNRLFPSNSNFVPPALRQTEVQCSSQPSISEQQGQAGQHLQPIQHVPSQGISHLHSNHPYLKQQQAGQLRERHHLYQLQHHITHGENSVHSQPHGVHQQRTIQQEVQMQKKRNLIQGTQATQLSLQQKHHGSDQTRQKGGQPHPHHQQMQQQMQQHFGASQPEKNCENPATSRNRHNHPQSHINQDIMHQQQQEVSSRQQGSASEHVSGHNQMQRLMTSRGLEQQMVSQASIVTRPSDMTCTPHRQERNRVSSYSAEALIGKTPSNSEQRIGLPLQGSRISDQLEMRSYLDVSRNKGLVIHNMQGRISVDHAVGSDVQRLSDCQTFKPAGPNQQPTSNFDVQASRNSEIGNSVSSLRSMQSQAFRIGQNTGPSIERQKRLPYQPVQGIPTGNTLPPRENENTCHQSFMQSLLAPHLGDQVSGSQRSIPEHQRNTQCGASSTIEYNCPPARESVHIRRDGDGQSRESCDMSIGAINTRNSSLTIPFSSSSSSGDIQGRNTSPNISVQKSNPMRMTDSHGTKSHMNPPVSSNMHGVVRPSHPHPAVSHGNGEQGPPSVRQPNSSVTQRSRHPLQDSGGSKIRQPERNRSGNQRHGNVFDPSLPHLPLSTSSSMILGRQQSAIEKRGSIVRFMADGPQVSNDNAAPDQHTLSQNFGFPFIPEGGMNPPINANASFIPPVTQPSATRTPALIPVDPQNTLPSFYPPYSPAHPTLSNDISIPYFPNQMFPNPSTEKPSSGSLNNRFGSILSPPRPVGFAQPSFPLLPDMPPMHMTNTSHLSNFNLTSLFPEIATALPPDGSAMSPLLSIANTSASDSSKQSSNRPAHNISHILGHDCSSAV; this is encoded by the exons ATGCCAGAGATGACAGAGAATGAGACACCTACTAAGAAGCAACATCG aaagaaaaaccgGGAGACACATAATGCAG TGGAAAGACATCGAAAGAAGAAGATTAATGCTGGGATAAACAGAATTGGAGAACtcattccctgctctccagcacttAAGCAG agcAAGAACATGATCCTGGATCAGGCCTTTAAGTACAtaacagaaatgaaaaggcaGAATGATGAGCTTCTGCTAAATGGAGGGAACAATGAACAGG CTGAAGAGATAAAAAAACTCCGGAAACAGCTGGATgaactgcaaaaagaaaatgggAGATACATCGAGCTACTGAAAGCAAATGATATTTGCCTGTATGATGACCCTACAATCCACTGGAAAGGAAATCTCAAAAACGCAAAGGTTTCTGTTGTTATTCCTGGTGATCAGGTTCAAAAGAACATCATTGTCTATTCAAATGGGAGTCAACCCAATGGAAATAACCAGGGAGCGTCTGTTCAGGGAATAACCTTTAATGTTGGTCATAATTTACAGAAGCAAACAGCCAATGTTGTGCCAGTCCAGAGAACTTGCAACCTAGTGACTCCTGTGACCATTTCTGGTATTTACCCCACAGAAAACAAGCCGTGGTCACAAAATACAGTTTCTCCACTGGCATCTGctcagacagctccagcagggAACGTTCTTGAGCTTTCCTCCCCAGAGAATGAGCGAGGCGTGCTCACTGCTGCTACTGCCAGCTTACAGAGCACGTCCCAATCCAGAACAGAACAGGAACTACAGTGTTCTTCAAGTAATGTACCACAGAATAAGCAAAATCTCCCCAAAAGTAAAAATGAAGAGGAGGGCACTAAACTAACAAAGAAAACGCTCTTGCCAGGAATCAGCCTTCCTTCCAATGCCTCCACAGAAGCCTCCCAAGTTCAACAGGTAAATGCAACTTGTACAAACAGACATAATTCTAGGAGTGACCTTCAGGAAAGCTCTGTCATTTCAACCACAGACGCAGCTTGTGTGCCATCTGCGAGAGCGTCTACTGCAGATAGTTTTTCCTCTGTAAATGTCCTCAAAAGTGCAGACTTGGTAAGCAGTGCTGGGACGCTCGTGAGTTGTGCAGTAGAAGGCGTTAAGGCTGCAATGGCAATAAGCACCCTGCCTGCCAGTCCCTTAGAGAACTGCTGGTCTTTTTCAGGCTCTTCAGGAGTTGGCACTTCAGACTTGAAAAACATGAGTAGCCTTACACGGATGCCTTCAGCTGGAAACACACAGACCACATGGACAACTTTGCAGCTAACAGGAAATACTGTTCAGCCTCTAAGCCAAACACCATCCAGTATAATGACTGCACTGTTAGAGCCAGTTAATGGTGCTGCTACTGTGTcttctgctcacagcaggcCTTTGACTACGAGTATCAGTTTGAATACTTCTCTGCCTGGGGATGGTCAGGCAGCTGAGCAAATTGTAGTTACATTGCCCTCATGCCCACCCTTACCTATGCAGCCATTAATCAGCCAGCCACAGGTTAAAACTCAGGCTGCAGGAAATATCCTTCCATTGAACTCAGCTATGCAGGTGATTCACATGGCTCAGCCTGTCGCATCGGCTGTTACAGGAGCACCACCTAACCAGAATGTCATCATTCTCCAGCCTCCAAACCCTGCTCCGTGCCCTCCAATTGTGAGAGCAGAAGTTCCCAGCCAAAATGTTAGTCAGCAGATTGTAATTATACAAGCTGCTAATCAGccacctcttcccctcctctccgctcagccttctgctgctgctgtaagaGTTCCTGTGAATGGGCCGACTGCAGTCGCCACCTCCATCAGCTCTGTCCAAAACACTGCTCTTCCACAGACTTTTGGAGGGAAGCACCTTGTCCATATATTACCAAGACCATCCTCCTTGCCGTCTTCTAGCTCTACCCAAACATTTTCAGTTACAGTGTCAAACCAACAGCACCCTCAAACTATCTCATTAAATGGGCAGCTTTTTGCGTTGCAGCCTGTGATATCTTCATCTGGAGCTTCAAATCAAGCCCCTATGCAAATtattcaacccaccacaagtgAAGATCCAAATACCAATGTTGCCCTCAATACATTTGGTGCTTTAGCTAACCTCAATCAAAGCATATCACAAATGGCTGGACAGAGCTGCTTACACTTGTCTCTCAGCCACCCTACCAATCCCACAACTGTCAATAACCCCATTGCCACAGTCAACTGTGTGTCATTACCAACCTCTGTGGCATCTTCAGTACCGGCAGAGGTTTCAGTATTAACTAGCACATCTAATTCCATAAACGCTTCTCCCAAAAAAGCAGTTCCTGGCTTGCCCTCCAGTGCAAAATCAAAAAGGACTAACAAAAAGCCGAGTACAAAGAAACACCAAGCAGTCAGCAGTAAAGTGTCCTGCCCAACAGTTCCTTGCAAAGATGCTGGGAAGGTGGACTCTGCTCCTGTGGAAACGGTAGCAAAGCATTCAGATGGTgacaggctgcttgaacacgCTCCAGCAGCGTCGCAGGCTTCGGTGGTGTCACAGGCAAGCAGCGTGGCACCACCAAGTGGGGTTGGTGTTTCTGGCTGTCATTCTAAAGAGACTGTGAGCCCTGAACAATCAGCCAAAACCCACTCTGCCCctgagcccagctcagcagaggtgcCTGCTTCCTTGCCACTGGAGTCCATCATGTCAGAGCAGCTGACACTCGTCCCGCCGAGTGCCAAAGATACTGctcccctccagcagcctcagggaCCTCAGAGCCAGCCACCAACCAGCTCTGCCTTGTCAGAGTCTCCCAAACCCTCTGATCCCCCCAGCACCTTAACATCCTCTTGTACAGAAGCACATTCTCAGgttgctgggacagcagcagcacagagcagcacagcaggtcaTACTTCCAAAGCCAGAACAGTTTCAGAGTCCTGCAACGTTGCACAGGATTCCTCAGTGGTAATGCAAGATACAGACTTGTTAGAAGGACAGGGTCTAACCAAAATGCTGTCTGATCTCACAAAAGCAAGAACTGTAGGAAAAACATCTTCATTTACTGTTCAGCAGGAGCATTCTAATTTTCCTGTGGAAAACTCTAAATCAGCAGAATCAAATGTTGATTTGCCTGAGAAGCAGGAACTCTTGCTAATGAACACGGAAGGTGATAGTCTCTCCCAGCATCACTCCTGCATTTCTGATCAGGAAGTAGTTAGTGCTTCCCTTATCGCTAGCAGACAGGCAGACTCCCCAATGTCAACCAGTTCTGGCAGCAGTCGAAGCTTCTCAGTTGCATCCATGTTACCAGATACCACCAGAGAAGATGTTACAAGCAGCACCTCAACCAGTACCTGTAACAGCTGCACGTTTTCAGAACAGACTGACATTGTAGCTCTTGCAGCAAGAGCTATTTTTGATCAGGAAAACCTTGAGAAAGGTGGAGGAGGAATACAGGTGAACATGAGGGATGCCATCTCTAAGTCAGCTGAGGTTGCACCATTGGAGAGAGAGCAACAGCCTTTTAAACCTCAACCAGTGAAAGAAAGCAATGCAGGGCcactggaagcagcaacaaACAAATTCAGTGCTCAGGATACAGTACAGACAAATGTTGATAGACAGGTTGAAAAGCCAAGCTGCTCCATAGGAGGTGTGGAAACATCAAGCACTTCTTTGCAGATTTCTGCTTCCCAGTCACCCAGCATAACCAGTTTAAGCGTGAATAACCTAATACACCAGAGTCGCATTGTCCACCCCCTTGTGAGTTGCTCGAGTTTAGCCCAGTCTTCAGAGCCAGCGAGTGTCCCTGCAACTGTGAGCCTCTCCCTTCCATCTAGCACATACGTCAATCAGTCTCCAGCACCTGCTATGATGAGTGACTATGCTCAGGAACAACTGAATGCTATCAGGGCAAGCACCATGCaggctccccagctgcaggaatcGCATCTAAAGCAGCAGAACCACGAAGGTCGCAAAGACTCTGCCAAGCGCGCTGTTCAAGATGACCTTCTGCTCTCTACGGCCAAGAGGCCAAAGCAGTGCCAGACAACACCCATAAGGCTTGAAGGGATGGCACTGATGAACCGAACACCAGAGAGTATTGCCGAGCAAACACAAATGCTAGTCAGTCAGATTCCTCCTAATTCATCCAATTCAGTGGCATCAGTGAGTAATCAAGGGCACACCGATGGCCTTAACAGGTTATTCCCATCCAACAGCAACTTTGTGCCACCAGCTTTGAGACAAACTGAAGTTCAGTGCAGTTCTCAGCCATCAATTTCAGAGCAGCAaggccaggcagggcagcatTTGCAGCCAATTCAACATGTTCCTTCTCAAGGCATATCTCACCTCCACAGTAATCATCCATacttaaagcagcagcaggctggtcAGTTAAGAGAAAGGCACCACTTGTatcagctgcagcaccacatcACTCACGGGGAAAACTCAGTCCACTCTCAACCCCATGGTGTCCACCAACAGCGAACCATACAGCAGGAGGTGCAGATGCAAAAGAAACGAAATCTCATCCAGGGAACACAAGCCACGCAACTTTCTCTACAGCAAAAACACCATGGAAGTGACCAAACACGGCAAAAAGGTGGTCAGCCTCATCCTCACCACCAGCAAATGCAGCAACAGATGCAGCAACACTTTGGAGCTTCCCAGCCTGAAAAGAACTGTGAAAATCCTGCAACCAGCAGAAACCGTCATAACCACCCCCAGAGCCATATAAATCAGGATATTATGCATCAACAGCAACAAGAGGTTAGCAGCAGACAGCAAGGTTCAGCTTCTGAGCATGTGTCAGGGCACAATCAGATGCAAAGACTTATGACCTCAAGGGGCTTAGAGCAGCAAATGGTGTCCCAGGCAAGTATCGTAACCAGACCATCAGACATGACATGCACCCCTCACAGGCAGGAAAGAAACAGAGTTTCCAGCTACTCTGCTGAGGCACTCATTGGAAAGACGCCCTctaattcagaacagagaataGGACTCCCTCTTCAAGGCTCTAGGATTTCTGACCAGCTTGAAATGAGAAGCTATCTTGATGTTTCTAGAAATAAAGGGTTGGTGATTCATAATATGCAGGGCCGCATATCTGTCGACCACGCAGTTGGCTCAGACGTGCAGCGTCTTTCCGATTGTCAAACATTTAAGCCAGCTGGACCAAATCAACAACCAACGAGCAATTTCGATGTGCAGGCTTCAAGAAACAGTGAAATTGGTAATTCTGTGTCATCCCTCAGAAGCATGCAGTCGCAAGCGTTTCGGATTGGTCAAAACACTGGGCCATCCAtagagagacagaagagatTGCCCTACCAGCCAGTGCAGGGTATTCCAACAGGAAACACCCTGCCACcaagggaaaatgaaaacacatgCCACCAAAGCTTTATGCAGAGTTTACTTGCCCCTCACCTTGGAGATCAAGTTAGTGGAAGCCAAAGATCAATCCCAGAACATCAAAGGAACACACAGTGTGGTGCCTCCTCCACAATTGAGTACAACTGTCCTCCAGCACGAGAAAGTGTCCACATCCGAAGAGATGGTGAtggccagagcagagagagctgtgACATGTCTATTGGTGCAATTAACACAAGGAACAGTTCTCTGACTATTCCGTTTTCAAGTTCTTCTTCCTCAGGAGATATTCAGGGTCGAAATACAAGCCCAAACATCTCTGTGCAGAAATCCAATCCCATGAGGATGACGGACAGTCATGGAACCAAGAGCCACATGAATCCGCCTGTTTCTAGCAACATGCATGGAGTTGTGAGGCCAAGTCACCCTCACCCTGCAGTTTCTCATGGAAATGGTGAGCAAGGGCCACCCTCTGTTCGTCAGCCAAATTCTTCAGTTACTCAGCGGTCGAGGCATCCTCTGCAAGATAGCGGAGGTTCTAAGATACGTCAGCCTGAAAGGAATCGATCTGGAAATCAAAGACATGGAAACGTCTTTGACCCGAGTCTTCCCCATCTTCCCctctccaccagcagcagtaTGATCCTTGGGCGCCAGCAGTCTGCCATagaaaaaagaggaagcatCGTCCGATTTATGGCTGATGGCCCTCAAGTGTCTAATGACAATGCGGCCCCCGACCAACATACTCTCTCTCAGAATTTTGGATTCCCTTTCATTCCAGAGGGTGGCATGAATCCACCAATAAATGCCAATGCCTCTTTCATCCCACCAGTCACTCAGCCTAGTGCCACTCGGACACCAGCTCTAATCCCGGTGGATCCTCAGAATACGCTACCATCCTTCTACCCACCTTACTCTCCTGCCCACCCTACCCTTTCCAATGACATTTCTATCCCTTATTTTCCCAATCAAATGTTTCCTAACCCAAGCACAGAGAAGCCAAGTAGTGGAAGTCTGAACAACCGATTCGGATCCATTTTGTCTCCTCCCAGGCCTGTTGGCTTTGCTCAGCCaagttttcctttgcttccagatATGCCACCGATGCACATGACCAACACATCGCACTTATCCAATTTTAACTTGACATCTTTGTTTCCAGAAATagccacagctcttcctccagatggttCAGCAATGTCGCCTTTGCTTTCCATTGCAAACACATCTGCTTCAGATTCTTCCAAGCAGTCCTCAAACCGACCTGCCCACAATATAAGCCATATTCTAGGTCAcgactgcagctctgctgtgtga